TTGTGTGGTATGAAAAAAATCGCTTTAAGTTTTATTTTACTAAGTATGTGTGTTTTTGGATATAAAAGAGAGGATATGAAGGTATATAGTAAAAGTTTGAATAAAAATATAGCTGTAACAGTTGTGTTGCCAGATACATATTCTAAAGAAAATAAATATCCAAGCATTTATACTTTGCATGGTTATTCAGGAGATAATACTAATTTTGTTACAAAAACACCAATAGGTCAATTATCAGATAAGTATAATGTAGTATTTATAAGTCCAGATGGAGGCTATGATAGTTGGTATATAAAGTATAATACTTTTATTTCTAAAGAATTACCTAGTATAATTGAAAGTAAATATAGTATCTATTCTGAAAAAGAAAAAAGAGCAATAACAGGACTTAGTATGGGAGGCTTTGGTGCATTATACATTGGTATAAATAATCAGGATGTATTTGGGAATATTGGTTCAATGAGTGGTGGAGTTAATGTTGAAGAATATAAATTTAATTGGAACATATTAAAAAATATTAACAAAAATTTTGAAGAATATAATATAAAAGCTATTAGTCATAAATTGATAGGAACAAAGAGCAATATAATATTTGATTGTGGGTATAATGATTTCTTTATTAAACCAAATAGAGATTTGCATAATAAATTATTAGATCTAAATATTTCGCACACTTATAGTGAAAGAAAAGGTGAACATAATTGGAATTATTGGAAGGATTCTATAATTTATCAAACAGTATTTTTTGTAAATAATTTTAATAAATAAGGGGTAAAAAAATGAAAAAAAATTTTTTGTTGATGATATTTATGGCATTTATTTCATTTTCATCTCAAATAGATAAAACTTTTCCGGTAAGTGCTGAAGATTTTGATGATTCAATTTTAACTAATCAAATTTTTGAGTTTAAAGCTTTTAAAGATCAAGGATATATAGTTTTAAATTATGAAAATTTAAAAAAAGTTGATATATATGTAAATGCTCATTTAATTGATACAAGTTCACTTAAGGGTACAGGTCAAAAAAAGATTTATATAGGCAAGTATACAAATAATGATAAAAATATATTAAGTATCAGTAATTTAGATGGTAAAGTTAATATTAAAATACCATATCCTGTTGTTTTGGAAAAAGGAGATAAGGAATATAATAAAACTGAAATAAAATATATAGATAAATTTTTAAAAAGTGAAATAAAAGCAGGGTTTCCATCTATACAAATTGCAGTTATAAAAAATGGTAAGTTAGAATTTGCAAAAAGTTATGGAAGTAGTACAAATGAAACTATGTATGATATAGCTAGTAATACAAAAATGTATGCAACAAATTATGCAATACAAAAATTAGTTTATGAAAAGAAATTAAATTTGGATACATATATAAAAGATATTTTTCCTGATTTTGTAGGAAAGAATAAAGAAAAAGTACAAGTTTCAGATTTATTAAAGCATCAAGCAGGCTTTCCAGCAGATCCTCAATATCATAATGATTTATATGACAAAGATGATGGAATAAAAAATGGTAAAAATGATCTTTATGCAATAGGAAAAGAAAATGTATTAAAGGCTATAATGAAAACTCCTCTTGAATATGAACCTAAAACAAAGACAAAATATTCAGATGTAGATTATATGCTACTAGGTTTAATAGTTGAAAAAATAACAGAAAAAAATTTAGATGAATATGTAAATGAAGAATTTTATTCTAAGCTTAATTTGAAACATACAATGTTTAATCCTTTGCAACATGGCATTTCAAAAAATAATATAGCTCCAACAGAATTACATGGTAATACAAGAGATGGTTTAATAGAGTTTAAAAATATAAGAAAAAATGTAATCTGGGGAGAAGTTCATGATGAAAAAGCGTATTATGCAATGAAGGGTGTTTCAGGGCATGCAGGTCTATTTTCTAATGCAATAGAATTAGCGAAATTAGCACAAATTATGATAAATCAAGGAGGATATGGAGAAAATAAGTTTTTTGATAAAACAACAGTTGATATTTTTACAGAACCAAATCATATAAATACAAGTTATGGCTTAGGGTGGAGAAGACAAGGAGATAATATATATAGTTGGGCTTTTTCTGGCATAGTAGGTAAGGATGCAATAGGTCATACAGGTTGGACAGGTACAGTAACAGTTATAGATCCTAATCAAAATTTGGTTGTTGTTTTATTAACTAATGCGAAACATTCAAAAGTTATAGATAATAAGAAAAATCCTAATAAATTTTTTGCGGATCAATTTTATACAAAAAAATATGGAGCAATTATTACTTTGTTAGTTGATGCTTTTACAACAAAAGATAATAAGGATACAAAAAGAAGAATAAAATCATATTTCATGGATTTAAGTAAACAAGAAACGCCTAATAAGTATATTAAGGATTTAATAAAATAAGGAAATATGGGGGTTGCAGTTGATGCAACTCTTTTTTTAAAAAAATTTTTTTTTATTAAAAAAAGTGTTGACAATAACAAAAAAAAGTAGTAACATACAATTAGCACTAGAGGAAGTGTAGTGCTAACAGAGGTGTGACATGAATGAAAGAGAAAAACAAATCCTATACACAATAATATATCACTATATTAAGACAGGTGAAAGTGTAGGATCAAGAACAATAGAAAAAAAATATGACATTGGTGTTTCATCAGCGACAATAAGAAATGCTATGGCAGATCTTGAAGATAAGGGACTTATATACAAAGTTCATACATCTTCAGGTAGAGTTCCAACTGAAAGAGGATATAAGCTATATGTTGATAAGCTTATGGATGATTTGGAATATGATGAGGAACCAGATATAGAGTTTATGAAATTGAAAAGTTCACAAATAGGTGTTGTACTTGAAAATATCACTGACTTATTATCAAAGGTTTCAAAACATACTGCTGTATCGCTAGAACCGTCTATTGATAAGCATAAGGTTAGAAGACTAGAACTTATTCACATAGATGGAAAGAGGGCCTTTGTTGTAGTGGTAACAGATTTGAATATAGTTAAGACTGCAAATTTGTGTTTGTATAATATTACTAATGCACAAGTCTTAAAAGATGTTGCAAAATATTTCAATAGGCTTGTTATGTCAGGAAATTATACATATTCTTTAAATGATGTAAAACAATTTTTAGAAAAAATAGGTGAATTAGATTCAGGTTTATCAGATAAAAATGATTCTAAATTATATGTTTCAAATGAATCGAATATGTTGCTATATGCACAAGACTTAGTTAAGAGTATTAATTTTATTGAAAATAAGGCTAATATGAAAAATATGTTTAGAAACTTAGTTGAAGATGAAAAATATACTCCTTATGAAGTCAATGTGGTATTTGGTTCAGAATTAAAAGAAGATTGTTTAAAAGATAGCGTTTTAATATTTTCAATATATGAATACGATGGCGAAAGAGGATTAATAGCACTTATTTGCCCTCAAAGAATGAAATATAGAGAAAATATACAATTACTTAGTTATGTGTCAGAAATGTTAAAACAAGCAATAAATAGTACAATCGTATTAAAATTGCCAGATAGGAGATGAAATGGAAGAACAAAAAGAAAAAAAGTCTGAAAAGACTGAAGTTGAACTTTTAAAAGAAGAAATTGAAAAATTGAAGTCAGAGAATAAAGAATGGGAACAAGCATATAAGATAAAACTAGCAGATTTCGATAATTATAAAAAAAGAAAAGATAGAGAATTTGAAGAAACAAAAAAATATGCTTGCCAAGATTTAGTTTTGGCACAATTAAATGAAATTGATTCTTTAGAAAAAGCAGTATCTGCTACAGTTGAACATGAAACAACCAAATCATTGTTAGATGGTGTTAATATGATTATCAAAAATATGATGAATAAATTAAAAGATATGGGAGTGGAAGAAATAAAAAATGAAGGTATCTATGATCCATATCAACATCAAGCAATGTTAGTTGAAAATAATGCGGATGTAGAAGATGGAATGATATTGCAAGTATTACAAAAAGGATATAAATTAAAAGGAAAAGTAATAAGACCAAGCATGGTTAAAATTAATAAAAAGTAGGAGGAAGTTATGAAAGTTATAGGAATAGATTTAGGAACAACAAATTCATGTGTAGCCGTTATGGACGGTGGTACATATACAATAATACCTAATAGTGATGGAGAAAGAACTACACCATCAGTTGTAAACATTAAAGAAAATGGAGAAGTTGTAGTTGGTACTATAGCAAAAAGACAAGCTATAACTCAACCAGATTCAACAGTAAGTTCAATAAAAACTCATATGGGGGAAAATTATAAGGTTAATATACATGGTAAGGAATATACACCACAAGAAATTTCAGCTAAGATTTTACAAAAATTAAAGAAAGATGCTGAAAGCTATCTTGGTGAAAAAGTTACTGAAGCAGTTATAACTGTTCCAGCATATTTTACAGATGCACAAAGACAAGCAACTAAGGATGCTGGTGAAATAGCTGGATTGAAGGTAGAAAGAATAGTTAATGAACCAACAGCAGCAGCTCTTGCATATGGTCTAGATAAAAAGAAAAATGAAAAAGTCTTAGTATTTGACTTAGGTGGTGGTACATTTGATGTTTCAGTACTAGAAATTGGTGATGATGTAGTAGAAGTTTTAGCTACATCAGGAAATAACCATTTAGGTGGAGATAATTTTGATAAGAAAATAATAGACTGGTTAGCAGAAGAATTCAAGAAAGAAAATGGAATAGACT
Above is a genomic segment from Sneathia sanguinegens containing:
- a CDS encoding alpha/beta hydrolase, translated to MKKIALSFILLSMCVFGYKREDMKVYSKSLNKNIAVTVVLPDTYSKENKYPSIYTLHGYSGDNTNFVTKTPIGQLSDKYNVVFISPDGGYDSWYIKYNTFISKELPSIIESKYSIYSEKEKRAITGLSMGGFGALYIGINNQDVFGNIGSMSGGVNVEEYKFNWNILKNINKNFEEYNIKAISHKLIGTKSNIIFDCGYNDFFIKPNRDLHNKLLDLNISHTYSERKGEHNWNYWKDSIIYQTVFFVNNFNK
- the pbp4b gene encoding penicillin binding protein PBP4B: MKKNFLLMIFMAFISFSSQIDKTFPVSAEDFDDSILTNQIFEFKAFKDQGYIVLNYENLKKVDIYVNAHLIDTSSLKGTGQKKIYIGKYTNNDKNILSISNLDGKVNIKIPYPVVLEKGDKEYNKTEIKYIDKFLKSEIKAGFPSIQIAVIKNGKLEFAKSYGSSTNETMYDIASNTKMYATNYAIQKLVYEKKLNLDTYIKDIFPDFVGKNKEKVQVSDLLKHQAGFPADPQYHNDLYDKDDGIKNGKNDLYAIGKENVLKAIMKTPLEYEPKTKTKYSDVDYMLLGLIVEKITEKNLDEYVNEEFYSKLNLKHTMFNPLQHGISKNNIAPTELHGNTRDGLIEFKNIRKNVIWGEVHDEKAYYAMKGVSGHAGLFSNAIELAKLAQIMINQGGYGENKFFDKTTVDIFTEPNHINTSYGLGWRRQGDNIYSWAFSGIVGKDAIGHTGWTGTVTVIDPNQNLVVVLLTNAKHSKVIDNKKNPNKFFADQFYTKKYGAIITLLVDAFTTKDNKDTKRRIKSYFMDLSKQETPNKYIKDLIK
- the hrcA gene encoding heat-inducible transcriptional repressor HrcA encodes the protein MNEREKQILYTIIYHYIKTGESVGSRTIEKKYDIGVSSATIRNAMADLEDKGLIYKVHTSSGRVPTERGYKLYVDKLMDDLEYDEEPDIEFMKLKSSQIGVVLENITDLLSKVSKHTAVSLEPSIDKHKVRRLELIHIDGKRAFVVVVTDLNIVKTANLCLYNITNAQVLKDVAKYFNRLVMSGNYTYSLNDVKQFLEKIGELDSGLSDKNDSKLYVSNESNMLLYAQDLVKSINFIENKANMKNMFRNLVEDEKYTPYEVNVVFGSELKEDCLKDSVLIFSIYEYDGERGLIALICPQRMKYRENIQLLSYVSEMLKQAINSTIVLKLPDRR
- the grpE gene encoding nucleotide exchange factor GrpE, which gives rise to MEEQKEKKSEKTEVELLKEEIEKLKSENKEWEQAYKIKLADFDNYKKRKDREFEETKKYACQDLVLAQLNEIDSLEKAVSATVEHETTKSLLDGVNMIIKNMMNKLKDMGVEEIKNEGIYDPYQHQAMLVENNADVEDGMILQVLQKGYKLKGKVIRPSMVKINKK